The following proteins come from a genomic window of Diorhabda carinulata isolate Delta chromosome X, icDioCari1.1, whole genome shotgun sequence:
- the LOC130900484 gene encoding probable 3-hydroxyacyl-CoA dehydrogenase B0272.3, which produces MASAVTSSLNVIKNVTVIGGGLMGSGIAQIAAQAGQSVTLVDLNADVLKKSEASIQSSLARVAKKLHKDNPSAIETFIKDTSSRIKYLPDISKSLDDADLVVEAIVENIDAKHKLFASLDEAAPQKTLFASNTSSLSIKEIASVTKRKDKFGGLHFFNPVAVMKLLEVIRIPETSDTTYQTLMAWGKSVGKTCITCKDTPGFVVNRLLVPYLAEAIKLVERGDASPQDVDTAMKLGAGYPMGPLELADYTGLDTTLFIIEGWHKQFPDNSLFTPPEKLKHLVKQGKLGRKTGEGFYKYNK; this is translated from the exons ATGGCCAGTGCTGTTACATCTTctttaaatgtaattaaaaatgtaacaGTTATTGGAGGTGGTTTGATGGGATCAGGAATTGCACAG ATAGCGGCACAAGCGGGTCAATCAGTTACTCTTGTCGATCTTAACGCAGATGTCCTCAAAAAATCTGAAGCGTCGATTCAATCAAGTCTCGCACGAGTTGCCAAAAAACTTCATAAAGATAATCCTTCTGCAATTGAAACGTTCATAAAGGACACCTCATcaagaattaaatatttaccagatatttcaaaaagtttagaTGATGCAGATTTAGTAGTTGAAGCTATTGTCGAAAATATTGATGCCAAACATAAATTGTTTGCTAGTTTGGATGAAGCGGCACCCCAAAAAACTTTATTCGCTTCCAACACTAGCTCTTTATCTATTAAAGAAATAGCCTCTGTTACAAAACGAAAAGACAAGTTTGGTGGCTTACACTTTTTTAATCCAGTTGCTGTTATGAAATTATTAGAAGTTATCAGAATACCGGAAACAAGTGATACTACTTATCAAACCCTTATGGCATGGGGGAAATCAGTTGGAAAAACCTGTATCACTTGTAAAGATACTCCTGGGTTTGTAGTTAATAGACTGTTGGTACCTTATTTGGCTGAGGCTATTAAGTTAGTAGAAAGAG GAGATGCTTCACCGCAAGATGTAGATACAGCAATGAAGCTTGGAGCGGGTTATCCTATGGGTCCTTTAGAACTCGCGGATTATACGGGGTTGGACACAACTTTATTCATCATAGAAGGATGGCATAAACAATTCCCTGATAATTCTCTTTTCACTCCTCCCGAAAAATTGAAACACTTGGTGAAACAAGGCAAATTGGGTCGTAAGACAGGAGAAGGgttttacaaatataataaatag